A single region of the Streptomyces sp. AM 4-1-1 genome encodes:
- a CDS encoding AIM24 family protein → MNQQLAGYAPTPVTARMENHGHSMLKVAMATGQDLYARAGSMVAYEGFIQYEPNPPAVRQIASQWITGEGTPLMKCSGDGLLYLADYGADVVVINLNDDALSVNGTNLLAFDSHLTWGVERVKGLAKFAGQGLWNVAVRGTGWVAITSRGTPIVVDCGSGEDETYVDPDALVAWSPNLKVKGKRSFKAGSLIGRGSGEAYQMAFSGQGIVVVQPSEDSTDRMRVRN, encoded by the coding sequence ATGAACCAGCAACTCGCGGGCTACGCCCCGACCCCGGTCACCGCCCGGATGGAGAACCACGGCCACTCGATGCTGAAGGTCGCCATGGCCACCGGCCAGGACCTGTACGCACGCGCCGGCTCGATGGTGGCCTACGAGGGCTTCATCCAGTACGAGCCGAACCCGCCCGCCGTCCGTCAGATCGCCTCCCAGTGGATCACCGGGGAGGGCACGCCCCTCATGAAGTGCTCCGGCGACGGGCTCCTCTACCTCGCCGACTACGGCGCCGACGTGGTCGTCATCAACCTCAACGACGACGCCCTCTCGGTCAACGGGACCAATCTGCTCGCCTTCGACAGCCATCTCACCTGGGGCGTGGAGCGGGTCAAGGGCCTCGCCAAGTTCGCCGGCCAGGGCCTGTGGAACGTCGCGGTGCGCGGCACCGGATGGGTCGCGATCACCTCGCGCGGCACACCGATCGTCGTCGACTGCGGAAGCGGCGAGGACGAGACCTATGTCGATCCGGACGCGCTGGTCGCGTGGTCCCCCAACCTCAAGGTGAAGGGCAAGCGCAGCTTCAAGGCGGGCTCGCTCATCGGGCGGGGCAGCGGGGAGGCGTACCAGATGGCGTTCTCCGGACAGGGCATCGTCGTCGTACAGCCGAGCGAGGACAGTACCGATCGCATGCGGGTCCGGAACTGA
- a CDS encoding NUDIX hydrolase encodes MSLHDDAVLALKEYDTAGVTGQDELRDAYLAHLARHPDAMWKACGAGHLTASALVIDPARDRVLLTLHRKLRMWLQMGGHCEPEDTSLAAAALREATEESGIGGLTLLAPAPGASGTVGAGPAAGPVRLDRHPIPAPCHWHFDVQYAALAPAGASERISDESLDLRWFAYDEVAGVADESVVRLLDRTRAALGLPR; translated from the coding sequence GTGAGCCTGCACGACGACGCCGTACTCGCGCTGAAGGAGTACGACACCGCCGGGGTGACCGGCCAGGACGAGCTGCGGGACGCCTACCTCGCCCATCTCGCGCGCCATCCGGACGCCATGTGGAAGGCGTGCGGGGCCGGGCATCTGACCGCCAGCGCGCTGGTGATCGACCCGGCCCGCGACCGGGTCCTGCTGACGCTGCACAGGAAGCTCCGGATGTGGCTCCAGATGGGCGGGCACTGCGAGCCGGAGGACACCTCGCTGGCCGCCGCCGCGCTGCGTGAGGCGACCGAGGAGTCCGGTATCGGCGGTCTCACGCTGCTCGCCCCGGCGCCGGGCGCGTCGGGCACGGTCGGCGCCGGGCCGGCCGCCGGACCGGTGCGGCTGGACCGGCATCCGATTCCTGCGCCCTGTCACTGGCACTTCGACGTGCAGTACGCGGCGCTGGCCCCGGCCGGTGCGAGCGAGCGGATCAGCGACGAATCGCTGGACCTGCGCTGGTTCGCGTACGACGAGGTGGCCGGGGTGGCCGACGAGTCGGTCGTGCGTCTGCTGGACCGCACGCGTGCGGCACTGGGCCTGCCTCGCTGA
- a CDS encoding zinc-dependent metalloprotease, with product MSDTPFGFGLPPEEPDDGDEGKKKDPTGSGRGPGDPASPFGFGPGAGGDNPFAAMFGSMNPNDLGAAFQQLGQMLSYEGGPVNWDMAKQIARQTVSQGTPDGTKDASVGPSERSAVDEALRLADLWLDGVTSLPSGSVSTVAWSRAEWVEACLPAWQQLVDPVAERVGLAMGEVLPEEMQAMAGPLIGMMRSMGGAMFGQQIGQAVGVLAGEVVGSTDIGLPLGPAGRAALLPLNIAQFGKDLGVPQDEVRLYLALREAAHQRLFAHVPWLRSHLFGAVEAYARGIKVDTSKLEDVVGQFDPTHPEQLQDALQQGMFQPEDTPEQKASLARLETALALVEGWVDAVVHEAAKSRLTSADALRETLRRRRASGGPAEQTFATLIGLQLRPRRLRDASRLWASLTDARGVDGRDGLWEHPDMLPTARDLDDPDGFVHHEQMDFSELDKMLGEAAYGTGKPVTDGGEDGENDKAGSAGGGDAKDAGKGGDAGAAGPGEDGAGGKGGSSDGEDGRGDTDR from the coding sequence GTGAGTGACACCCCATTCGGATTCGGCCTTCCGCCGGAGGAGCCGGACGACGGCGACGAGGGCAAGAAGAAGGACCCCACCGGAAGCGGGCGGGGGCCCGGTGACCCGGCGAGCCCGTTCGGCTTCGGACCGGGCGCGGGCGGCGACAACCCGTTCGCGGCGATGTTCGGCAGCATGAACCCCAACGACCTCGGTGCCGCCTTCCAGCAGCTCGGCCAGATGCTGAGTTACGAGGGCGGTCCCGTGAACTGGGACATGGCGAAGCAGATCGCCCGCCAGACGGTCTCGCAGGGGACCCCGGACGGCACCAAGGACGCCAGTGTGGGGCCCTCGGAGCGGTCCGCCGTCGACGAGGCGCTGCGGCTGGCCGATCTCTGGCTGGACGGTGTGACCTCGCTGCCCTCCGGTTCGGTGTCGACCGTGGCGTGGAGCCGCGCGGAGTGGGTGGAGGCGTGCCTCCCCGCGTGGCAGCAGCTGGTCGACCCGGTGGCCGAGCGCGTCGGTCTGGCCATGGGCGAGGTTCTGCCGGAGGAGATGCAGGCCATGGCGGGCCCGCTGATCGGCATGATGAGGTCGATGGGCGGGGCGATGTTCGGTCAGCAGATCGGACAGGCCGTCGGGGTGCTGGCGGGCGAGGTGGTCGGTTCGACCGACATCGGCCTGCCGCTGGGCCCGGCGGGCAGGGCCGCGCTGCTTCCGCTGAACATCGCGCAGTTCGGCAAGGACCTCGGCGTGCCGCAGGACGAGGTCCGGCTGTACCTGGCGCTGCGCGAGGCCGCGCACCAGCGGCTGTTCGCCCATGTGCCGTGGCTGCGCTCGCACCTCTTCGGTGCGGTCGAGGCGTACGCACGCGGTATCAAGGTCGACACCAGCAAGCTGGAGGACGTCGTCGGCCAGTTCGACCCGACGCACCCCGAGCAGCTGCAGGACGCCCTTCAGCAGGGCATGTTCCAGCCGGAGGACACACCGGAGCAGAAGGCGTCGCTGGCCCGGCTGGAGACGGCGCTCGCGCTGGTCGAGGGCTGGGTGGACGCCGTGGTCCACGAGGCGGCGAAGTCGCGGCTGACCTCGGCGGACGCCCTGCGTGAGACGCTGCGCAGGCGGCGCGCTTCGGGTGGCCCGGCCGAGCAGACGTTCGCCACGCTCATCGGGCTCCAGCTGCGTCCGCGCAGGCTGCGGGACGCCTCGCGGCTGTGGGCCTCACTGACGGACGCGCGGGGCGTGGACGGGCGCGACGGTCTGTGGGAGCACCCGGACATGCTGCCGACCGCGCGGGACCTGGACGACCCGGACGGTTTCGTGCACCACGAGCAGATGGACTTCTCGGAGCTGGACAAGATGCTGGGCGAGGCGGCGTACGGCACGGGGAAGCCCGTGACGGACGGCGGCGAGGACGGCGAGAACGACAAGGCCGGGAGCGCAGGCGGCGGGGACGCCAAGGACGCCGGGAAGGGCGGGGACGCCGGGGCGGCCGGTCCCGGGGAGGACGGTGCGGGCGGCAAGGGCGGCAGCTCCGACGGCGAGGACGGCAGGGGGGACACGGACCGGTGA
- a CDS encoding AIM24 family protein, with product MQSPLFNYTEQQSQDRYTLQNPQLLRVALTGSDDVLARKGAMVAYQGLMEFDGEYQSHGRRRAHATTGEGLELMRCSGQGTVYFANLAQYVHVLDVDHDGITVDSAYVLALDSSLHTEIIAVDSQYGVSGTGKYQLNISGSGKVALMTSGQPLTMQVTPEKYVSADADAIVAWSTSLRVQMQAQTHSSGVLRRRGSTGEGWELSFLGQGFALVQPSEVLPPQGAEIGQGIRAQFGVGQQGAHGQNQNNAWN from the coding sequence ATGCAGAGCCCGCTTTTCAACTACACGGAACAGCAGTCCCAGGACCGCTACACCCTGCAGAACCCGCAGCTCCTGCGGGTCGCGCTGACCGGCAGTGACGACGTGCTGGCCCGCAAGGGAGCCATGGTCGCCTACCAGGGGCTGATGGAGTTCGACGGGGAGTACCAGTCGCACGGCCGCCGCCGCGCCCACGCGACGACCGGTGAGGGTCTTGAGCTGATGCGCTGCTCCGGGCAGGGCACGGTCTACTTCGCCAACCTCGCTCAGTACGTCCACGTCCTGGACGTCGACCACGACGGCATCACGGTGGACAGCGCCTACGTCCTGGCGCTCGACTCGTCGCTGCACACCGAGATCATCGCCGTGGACAGCCAGTACGGGGTCTCCGGCACGGGGAAGTACCAGCTCAACATCTCCGGCTCCGGCAAGGTCGCGCTGATGACGTCGGGGCAGCCGCTGACGATGCAGGTCACGCCCGAGAAGTACGTCAGCGCGGACGCCGACGCGATCGTCGCCTGGTCCACCTCACTGCGTGTGCAGATGCAGGCGCAGACGCATTCGTCGGGCGTGCTGCGACGGCGCGGCAGCACCGGCGAGGGCTGGGAGCTGAGCTTCCTGGGCCAGGGCTTCGCGCTCGTCCAGCCGAGCGAGGTGCTGCCACCGCAGGGCGCGGAGATCGGGCAGGGCATCCGGGCACAGTTCGGCGTGGGGCAGCAGGGCGCCCACGGCCAGAACCAGAACAACGCCTGGAACTGA